A window of Hippoglossus stenolepis isolate QCI-W04-F060 chromosome 18, HSTE1.2, whole genome shotgun sequence contains these coding sequences:
- the LOC118125752 gene encoding LOW QUALITY PROTEIN: BTB/POZ domain-containing protein KCTD9 (The sequence of the model RefSeq protein was modified relative to this genomic sequence to represent the inferred CDS: inserted 4 bases in 3 codons), with product MRRVTLFVNGSSADGKVVPVFGSLEDLLAAASAKLRVRASGVYNGSGGLIDDVTLIRDDDVLYISEADSSEDPQDERSDWLTLNVGGRCFTTTRSTLVRKEPESMLAHMFREKDGWGNKQDSQGAYLIDRSPDYFEPILNYLRHGQLIINDGINPLGVLEEARFFGIEPLAEQLETLIKSLQPPDDHSPLTRKEFIRFLLGTTTKSELRCQGLNFNGADLSRLDLRYINFKMANLRGANLTHANLSGANLERADLSMACLDGANLQGVKMLCTNAEGXSLRSCNFEDPAGIKANLEGANLKGVDMXGSQMTGINLRVATLXNAKLKNCNLRGATLAGLSLQNCDLSGCDLQEANLRGSNVKGAIFEEMLTPLHMSQSVR from the exons ATGAGGAGAGTCACTCTGTTCGTTAACGGGAGCTCCGCTGACGGGAAG GTGGTTCCGGTGTTCGGTTCCCTGGAGGACCTTCTGGCCGCGGCCAGCGCCAAGCTGCGGGTTCGAGCTTCCGGTGTTTATAACGGCAGCGGCGGCCTCATCGATGACGTCACTCTGATCAG AGATGATGACGTGCTGTACATATCAGAGGCAGATTCATCTGAAG atccTCAGGATGAACGTTCTGATTGGCTCACGCTGAATGTGGGCGGACGCTGCTTCACCACCACCAG gAGCACACTGGTCAGGAAAGAGCCTGAGAGCATGTTGGCTCACATGTTCAGAGAGAAAG ACGGGTGGGGCAACAAGCAGGACTCTCAGGGGGCGTACCTGATCGATCGCAGCCCAGATTACTTTGAACCCATCCTGAATTACCTGAGACATGGACAGCTCATCATCAACGACGGGATCAACCCACTGG GCGTCCTGGAAGAGGCTCGTTTCTTTGGTATTGAGCCGCTCGCCGAGCAGCTGGAGACTCTCATCAAG TCCTTGCAGCCGCCTGACGACCACTCACCTCTGACCCGCAAAGAGTTTATTAGATTCCTGTTGGGCACGACCACCAAGTCAGAGCTGCGGTGTCAG GGTCTGAACTTTAACGGTGCAGATCTGTCTCGACTGGATCTGCGCTACATCAACTTCAAGATGGCCAACCTGAGAGGAGCCAACCTGACGCACGCCAACCTGAGCGGGGCCAACCTGGAGCGAGCGGACCTGTCCATGGCGTGTCTCGAC GGAGCTAACCTGCAGGGAGTGAAGATGCTCTGCACCAACGCTGAGGG GTCACTGAGAAGTTGTAACTTTGAGGATCCAGCTGGAATCAAAGCTAATCTGGAAG gagcAAACCTGAAGGGTGTGGACA GAGGAAGTCAGATGACGGGGATCAACCTGAGAGTCGCTACAC AAAACGCCAAACTGAAGAACTGCAACCTGAGAGGAGCGACACTGGCGGG TCTTTCTCTCCAGAACTGTGACTTGTCAGGATGTGATCTTCAGGAGGCGAACCTCAGAGGCTCCAACGTGAAGGGAGCCATCTTTGAGGAGATGCTCACGCCGCTGCACATGTCTCAGAGCGTCCGCTGA
- the LOC118125753 gene encoding LOW QUALITY PROTEIN: E3 ubiquitin-protein ligase MARCHF5 (The sequence of the model RefSeq protein was modified relative to this genomic sequence to represent the inferred CDS: inserted 2 bases in 1 codon), whose product MAAVEEQPEKHCWVCFATERDDHSAEWVSPCRCKGCTKWIHQSCLQRWLDEKQKGNSGGVVSCPQCGTEYHVVFPKMGPLVYFLQQVDRALSRVSPFAAVGVVVGTVYWSAVTYGAVTVMQVVGHKKGLYVMERADPLFLLMGLPTIPVVLVLGKMIRWEDYLVRLWHKRNLPPGSYRYLPRVPAEGPGAGDHLSVSRTLCGALIFPSIASLVGRILFRRVTXNLQRTMLGGLVFVLIKGVLKVYFKQQQYIVQANRNILNYPERNGNGQNEGGEEDTEDTEESGNE is encoded by the exons ATGGCCGCTGTTGAGGAGCAGCCTGAGAA ACACTGCTGGGTGTGTTTTGCCACAGAGCGGGACGACCACAGTGCGGAGTGGGTGAGTCCCTGCAGGTGTAAAGGCTGCACCAAATGGATCCATCAGTCGTGTCTGCAGCGCTGGCTGGACGAGAAGCAAAAAGGCAACAGTGGAGGAGTGGTGAGCTGTCCGCAGTGTGGCACCGAATACCACGTCGTCTTCCCCAAGATGG gCCCCTTAGTGTATTTCCTGCAGCAGGTGGACAGAGCTCTGTCCCGAGTCAGTCCCTTCGCAGCTGTCGGGGTGGTTGTCGGGACGGTGTACTGGTCAGCCGTCACATACGGAGCTGTGACCGTCATGCAG GTTGTGGGTCACAagaaggggctgtatgtgatgGAGCGAGCTGACCCGCTCTTCCTGTTGATGGGTCTGCCCACCATCCCTGTGGTGTTGGTCCTGGGAAAGATGATCCGCTGGGAGGATTATTTAGTTCGGCTGTGGCACAAACGCAACCTGCCTCCAG GTAGCTACCGTTATCTGCCTCGTGTCCCTGCCGAGGGACCCGGGGCAGGAGACCATCTCTCCGTGTCCAGGACTCTGTGCGGAGCGCTCATCTTTCCCTCCATCGCCAGTCTGGTCGGGAGGATTCTGTTTCGACGGGTGAC TAATCTGCAGCGCACGATGCTG GGGGGCCTGGTGTTCGTGCTGATCAAAGGAGTGTTGAAGGTgtatttcaaacagcagcagtacaTCGTCCAGGCCAACAGAAACATCCTCAACTACCCTGAGAGAAACGGGAATGGACAGAACGAAGGTGGcgaggaggacacagaggacacagaggagagtgGAAACGAGTAG